The following are encoded in a window of Dioscorea cayenensis subsp. rotundata cultivar TDr96_F1 chromosome 16, TDr96_F1_v2_PseudoChromosome.rev07_lg8_w22 25.fasta, whole genome shotgun sequence genomic DNA:
- the LOC120279600 gene encoding ribosomal protein S12, mitochondrial: MPTFNQLIRHGREEKRRTDRTRASDQCPQKQGVCPRVPTRTPKKPNSALRKIAKVRLSNRHDIFAHIPGEGHNSQEHPIVLVRGGRVKDSPGVKSHCIRGVKDLLGIPDRRRGRSKYGAERPKSK; this comes from the coding sequence ATGCCTACATTCAATCAATTGATTCGTCATGGTAGAGAAGAAAAACGGCGCACGGACCGTACTCGAGCTTCGGATCAATGTCCCCAGAAGCAAGGAGTATGCCCGCGTGTTCCGACGAGAACACCGAAAAAACCAAATTCAGCTCTACGTAAGATAGCCAAAGTACGGTTGAGCAATCGACATGATATATTTGCTCACATTCCAGGCGAGGGTCATAATTCGCAGGAACATCCTATAGTCTTAGTCAGAGGAGGTAGAGTGAAAGATTCGCCAGGTGTGAAATCCCATTGTATTCGAGGAGTCAAGGATTTGCTGGGAATTCCGGATCGCAGAAGGGGCAGATCTAAATATGGTGCAGAAAGACCAAAATCGAAATGA
- the LOC120279601 gene encoding NADH-ubiquinone oxidoreductase chain 3-like, translated as MSEFSPIFLYLVISPLVSLIPLGLPFLFASNSSTYPEKLSAHECGSDPSGDARSRFDIRFYPVSILFIIPDPEVTFSSPWAVPPNKIDLFGSWSMMAFFY; from the coding sequence ATGTCGGAATTTTCACCTATTTTTCTCTATTTAGTGATCAGTCCGCTAGTTTCTTTGATCCCACTCGGTCTTCCTTTTCTATTTGCTTCCAATAGTTCGACCTATCCAGAAAAATTGTCGGCCCACGAATGTGGTTCCGATCCCTCCGGTGATGCCAGAAGTCGTTTCGATATACGATTTTATCCggtttctattttatttattatcccTGATCCGGAAGTCACCTTTTCTTCTCCTTGGGCAGTACCTCCCAACAAGATTGATCTGTTTGGATCTTGGTCCATGATGgcctttttttattga